The following proteins come from a genomic window of Mycolicibacterium rufum:
- the mftF gene encoding mycofactocin biosynthesis glycosyltransferase MftF (Members of this protein family, MftF, are glycosyltransferases, members of PF00535 (glycosyl transferase family 2). The encoding gene is found as part of the mycofactocin cassette, in Mycobacterium tuberculosis, many other Actinobacteria, and occasional members of other lineages. Mycofactocin itself, a putative redox carrier, is a heavily modified derivative of the C-terminal Val-Tyr dipeptide of the mycofactocin precursor MftA (TIGR03969).): protein MTGPRLPDGFAVQVDRRVRVLGEGAALLGGSPTRLLRLAPAAQTMLNGGRLEVHDAVSAQLARTLLDATVAHPRPLSGPSHRDVTVVIPVRDNTTGLTRLLTALRGLRVVVVDDGSATPVGDTDFADVHCDLRFLRLDRSRGPAAARNAGLAACDTDFVAFLDSDVVPRRGWLEALLGHFCDPAVALVAPRIVALHPSDSVVARYEAVRSSLDLGLREAPVVPFGTVSYVPSAAIICRRRALIEVGGFDESLTSGEDVDLCWRLNEAGARLRYEPIALVAHDHRTELRKWFARKAFYGGSAAPLAIRHPGKTAPLVISGWTLVVWMLVALGSGFGYLASAAVAAITGRRIAKSLSSVQTEPLEVAVVAAQGLWSAALQLASAICRHYWPVALVAAVLSRRCRQVVLVAAVLDGVFDWATRSHGTADDDTKRVGVVTYLLLKRLDDIAYGLGLWTGVVRERHAGALKPQIRT, encoded by the coding sequence GTGACCGGGCCGCGCCTGCCCGACGGCTTCGCCGTCCAGGTGGACCGACGCGTGCGCGTTCTCGGCGAGGGCGCCGCGCTGCTCGGTGGGTCGCCGACCCGGCTGCTGCGGCTGGCGCCTGCCGCGCAGACCATGCTCAACGGCGGCAGGCTCGAGGTGCACGACGCGGTCAGCGCGCAGCTGGCCCGTACCCTGCTCGATGCCACGGTGGCCCATCCGCGGCCGCTGAGCGGACCGTCGCACCGCGACGTGACCGTGGTGATACCGGTGCGGGACAACACAACTGGTCTCACCCGGCTGCTGACCGCGCTGCGCGGGCTGCGCGTGGTCGTGGTCGACGACGGCTCCGCGACACCGGTCGGCGACACCGACTTCGCGGACGTGCACTGCGACCTGCGGTTCCTGCGCCTCGACCGCAGCCGGGGTCCGGCCGCCGCGCGCAACGCCGGACTGGCGGCCTGCGACACCGACTTCGTGGCGTTCCTCGACTCCGACGTGGTGCCGCGCCGCGGGTGGCTGGAGGCGCTGCTCGGGCACTTCTGCGATCCGGCCGTCGCGCTCGTCGCGCCGCGGATCGTCGCGCTGCACCCGTCCGACAGCGTCGTGGCCCGCTACGAGGCCGTCCGCTCCTCGCTGGACCTCGGCCTGCGGGAGGCGCCGGTGGTGCCGTTCGGCACCGTGTCCTATGTGCCCAGCGCGGCCATCATCTGCCGGCGCCGGGCGCTGATCGAGGTGGGTGGCTTCGACGAGTCGCTGACCTCCGGCGAGGACGTCGACCTGTGCTGGCGGCTCAACGAGGCGGGGGCGCGGCTGCGCTACGAGCCGATCGCGCTGGTCGCCCACGACCATCGCACCGAGCTGCGGAAGTGGTTCGCGCGCAAGGCTTTCTACGGCGGTTCGGCGGCCCCGCTGGCCATCCGCCATCCCGGGAAGACCGCTCCGCTGGTGATCTCGGGGTGGACGCTGGTGGTCTGGATGCTGGTCGCGCTCGGCTCGGGCTTCGGCTACCTCGCATCGGCCGCAGTCGCCGCGATCACCGGACGGCGGATCGCCAAGTCGCTGTCGAGCGTGCAGACCGAGCCGCTGGAGGTGGCCGTCGTCGCGGCGCAGGGCCTGTGGTCGGCGGCCCTGCAGCTGGCCTCGGCGATCTGCCGGCACTACTGGCCGGTGGCGTTGGTCGCCGCGGTGCTCTCACGGCGATGCCGTCAGGTGGTGCTGGTGGCCGCGGTCCTCGACGGCGTGTTCGATTGGGCCACCCGCAGCCACGGCACCGCCGACGACGACACCAAGCGGGTCGGCGTGGTGACCTACCTGTTGCTCAAGCGGCTCGACGACATCGCCTACGGGCTCGGTTTGTGGACCGGGGTGGTGCGGGAGCGCCATGCCGGAGCGCTCAAGCCGCAGATCCGAACCTGA
- the mftR gene encoding mycofactocin system transcriptional regulator (MftR, the mycofactocin system transcriptional regulator, is an uncharacterized TetR family DNA-binding transcription factor. Its role is inferred by context. It occurs as part of the biosynthesis locus for mycofactocin, a partially characterized electron carrier derived from the terminal Val-Tyr dipeptide of the precursor peptide MftA, through a radical SAM enzyme-mediated process.) — translation MQPAKARVGRRRSTSWEHISAVAIDLFSARGFDDVSVDDVATAAGIARRTLFRYYPSKNALPWGDFDAHLGRMKGLLAATDPDAPVHEALRAALLAFNDFDDADRHRQRMRLILETEALQAYSMTMYAGWRAVVASFVATRLRISPSDLIPQTAAWTMLAVALTAYEQWLADESVSLAATLGDAFDLLAGGLAGLETRVSENARPRRR, via the coding sequence ATGCAACCCGCCAAGGCACGCGTGGGCCGCCGACGGTCCACGAGCTGGGAGCACATCAGCGCAGTCGCGATCGACCTGTTCTCCGCGCGCGGCTTCGACGACGTCAGCGTCGACGACGTCGCGACGGCGGCGGGCATCGCCCGCCGGACGCTGTTCCGCTACTACCCCTCGAAGAACGCCCTGCCGTGGGGGGACTTCGACGCCCACCTCGGCCGGATGAAGGGGCTGCTGGCGGCCACCGACCCGGATGCGCCGGTACACGAGGCGCTGCGCGCCGCGCTGCTGGCCTTCAATGACTTCGACGACGCCGACCGGCACCGCCAACGCATGCGTCTGATCCTCGAAACTGAAGCACTGCAGGCCTATTCGATGACGATGTATGCCGGGTGGCGGGCGGTGGTGGCGTCGTTCGTGGCGACGCGACTGCGCATCTCCCCGTCGGACCTCATCCCCCAGACCGCGGCGTGGACGATGCTCGCGGTGGCGTTGACCGCCTACGAGCAGTGGCTGGCCGACGAGTCGGTGTCACTGGCCGCCACGCTGGGCGACGCGTTCGACCTGTTGGCCGGCGGGTTGGCCGGGCTGGAAACTCGGGTGTCGGAAAACGCCCGTCCGCGGCGACGATGA
- a CDS encoding VOC family protein, which translates to MSESRDPLNVLRGGDLSVAPDPSFAARLRSRLEAAADLFERQPERTRGVSMSGTDTVLADLAAPPAARAAAIPYLAVADARRALAWYADAWGADVLGEPIVMADGRIGHAELQISGGVFYLADEYPELGLKAPAGRAVSVSLMLAVADVDYALRRAHDLGAEVQREPYDAHGARNATIVDPFGHRWMLTGPVAGAAVPIRHGDAGYVAVWTPDAERAAAFYAEVLGWQYEPATGRRVRKPGLRIGFSSNPGERTLMCCYAVDDLAAARAAVTDGGGTVGDVEEFDFGTVLAAVDPQGRRFGVFVPAAGETRPELNGAGPGDLSYITYETTDSAVFRSFYGRVLSWTFEPGRVSDGWAVRDTHPMAGAAGGCAAPVTVPMWTVADIEAAVARVRAAGGSVIDEPSQQAYGKSALCTDDQGTRFYLGEI; encoded by the coding sequence GTGAGCGAGTCCCGCGATCCGTTGAACGTGCTGCGCGGCGGCGATCTGTCCGTCGCGCCCGATCCGTCGTTCGCCGCGCGGCTGCGGTCGCGGCTGGAGGCGGCCGCCGACCTGTTCGAACGTCAACCCGAACGAACCCGAGGAGTGAGCATGAGCGGAACCGACACCGTGCTGGCCGACCTGGCCGCACCGCCGGCGGCCCGAGCGGCCGCGATCCCCTACCTGGCGGTCGCCGACGCCCGCCGCGCCCTGGCCTGGTATGCCGACGCCTGGGGCGCCGACGTCCTGGGCGAGCCGATCGTGATGGCGGACGGCCGGATCGGTCACGCCGAGTTGCAGATCTCCGGCGGGGTGTTCTATCTCGCCGACGAGTACCCCGAGCTGGGCCTGAAAGCGCCTGCCGGTCGGGCAGTTTCGGTCAGTTTGATGCTCGCGGTCGCCGATGTGGACTACGCCCTGCGACGCGCCCACGACCTCGGCGCCGAGGTGCAGCGCGAACCGTACGACGCCCACGGGGCGCGCAACGCCACGATCGTCGACCCGTTCGGACACCGGTGGATGCTGACCGGACCGGTGGCCGGCGCTGCGGTGCCGATCCGGCACGGGGATGCCGGGTACGTGGCGGTGTGGACGCCCGATGCGGAACGGGCGGCCGCGTTCTACGCGGAGGTGCTGGGGTGGCAGTACGAACCGGCCACCGGGCGGCGGGTGCGCAAGCCGGGGCTGCGCATCGGGTTCTCGTCGAACCCGGGCGAGCGGACGCTGATGTGCTGCTACGCGGTGGACGATCTGGCGGCCGCACGGGCGGCCGTCACGGACGGTGGGGGCACGGTTGGCGACGTCGAGGAGTTCGACTTCGGCACGGTGCTCGCGGCGGTGGATCCGCAGGGCCGCCGGTTCGGTGTGTTCGTTCCCGCTGCGGGCGAGACGCGGCCGGAACTCAACGGGGCCGGGCCGGGCGACCTGTCGTACATCACCTACGAGACCACGGATTCGGCGGTGTTCCGGTCGTTCTACGGCCGGGTGCTGTCCTGGACGTTCGAGCCGGGCCGGGTCTCCGACGGCTGGGCCGTCCGGGACACCCATCCCATGGCGGGTGCCGCGGGAGGCTGCGCCGCACCGGTCACCGTGCCGATGTGGACGGTCGCCGACATCGAGGCCGCCGTCGCGCGAGTCCGGGCGGCGGGGGGATCGGTGATCGATGAGCCCTCGCAGCAGGCGTACGGCAAGTCCGCTCTGTGCACCGACGATCAGGGCACCCGGTTCTATCTCGGAGAGATCTGA
- the mftG gene encoding mycofactocin dehydrogenase MftG: MADVLILGAGSAGSVLAERLSADERCRVTVVESGPAPTDPRVGDQITDGLRLPLGEASAVARRYTTTLTDHPPRSVQIMRGAVVGGSGAINGGYFCRALPSDIAGWGLPGWSWADVLPHFTAIERDLDFGGEPHGAAGPITVRRVAEFDGCTASFVRNALQRGFAWVEDLNGSTPQRPVPPGVGAVPLNIDRGTRVGPGGAFLEPAMSRPNLTVLTDTRVRRIRFDGGRAVGTDVVGPDGPMTLRADRVVLCAGSIGSAHLLMLSGIGPAPVLRAAGVPVALDLPVGVDTVDHPEWVLPVSWPATHGVPPLEAVLTTADGVEIRPYTAGFGAMTTGRRDDPTDQPHLGVTLMRPASRGRITLASADPDHDPVIEHRYDSAPADIRLLRDGTAVAREIAGDTVQSEPSWATSQHLCGTARMGLDTDAAAVVDTRCRVRGVEGLWVVDGSVLPAIPSRGPHATIVMAAHRAAEFIA, encoded by the coding sequence TTGGCCGACGTCCTGATCCTCGGCGCGGGTAGCGCCGGATCCGTCCTGGCGGAGCGGCTCTCCGCCGACGAGCGGTGCCGCGTCACCGTCGTCGAATCGGGCCCCGCGCCCACCGACCCCCGGGTGGGTGATCAGATCACCGACGGTCTGCGGCTGCCGCTGGGGGAAGCCAGCGCGGTCGCCCGGCGCTACACCACCACCCTGACCGACCATCCGCCGCGCTCGGTGCAGATCATGCGCGGCGCAGTCGTCGGCGGCTCCGGCGCGATCAACGGCGGCTACTTCTGCCGGGCGCTACCGTCGGACATCGCCGGGTGGGGGCTGCCCGGATGGAGCTGGGCCGACGTGCTGCCGCACTTCACGGCCATCGAGCGCGACCTCGACTTCGGCGGTGAGCCGCACGGAGCGGCCGGGCCCATCACGGTCCGGCGTGTCGCCGAATTCGACGGGTGCACAGCGTCCTTCGTGCGCAACGCCCTGCAGCGCGGGTTCGCCTGGGTCGAGGACCTCAACGGGTCGACGCCGCAGCGACCCGTGCCGCCCGGGGTGGGCGCGGTGCCCCTGAACATCGACCGCGGCACCCGGGTCGGCCCCGGCGGGGCGTTCCTCGAGCCCGCGATGAGCCGCCCCAACCTCACAGTGCTCACCGACACCCGCGTCCGACGGATCCGGTTCGACGGCGGCCGCGCCGTGGGCACCGACGTCGTCGGCCCGGACGGACCCATGACGCTGCGCGCCGACCGGGTGGTGCTCTGCGCCGGGTCGATCGGCTCGGCGCATCTGCTGATGCTGTCGGGCATCGGCCCGGCCCCGGTGCTGCGCGCCGCGGGGGTACCGGTGGCGCTCGACCTGCCGGTCGGGGTGGACACGGTCGACCACCCGGAGTGGGTGCTTCCGGTCAGCTGGCCGGCCACCCACGGCGTCCCTCCGCTGGAGGCGGTGCTCACCACCGCCGACGGGGTGGAGATCCGGCCGTACACGGCTGGGTTCGGCGCGATGACCACCGGCCGTCGCGACGACCCGACCGATCAACCGCACCTCGGCGTCACCCTGATGCGGCCCGCCTCGCGGGGGCGGATCACGCTCGCGTCGGCCGACCCCGACCACGACCCGGTGATCGAGCACCGGTACGACAGCGCGCCCGCCGATATCCGGCTGCTGCGTGACGGAACGGCCGTCGCCCGCGAGATCGCCGGGGACACTGTGCAATCCGAGCCGTCCTGGGCGACGTCGCAACACCTGTGCGGGACGGCGCGAATGGGTCTGGACACCGACGCGGCCGCCGTCGTGGACACCCGCTGCCGGGTGCGGGGTGTCGAGGGGCTGTGGGTGGTCGACGGATCGGTGCTGCCGGCCATCCCCAGCCGCGGCCCGCACGCGACCATCGTGATGGCCGCGCACCGGGCCGCGGAGTTCATCGCCTGA
- the mftE gene encoding mycofactocin biosynthesis peptidyl-dipeptidase MftE produces the protein MNSAYHARVAFPRELGNSTSRQLQNSSPALVVPVGSTEQHGPHLPLDTDTRIATAVADALVGLLRERTADPWMVAPAIGYGASGEHEGFPGTVSIGTPALAELLVEFARSACQWASRLVFVNGHGGNVEALRRAVGLLRYEGRDAAWCSCVAARSDAHAGHTETSVLLHISPHVVRDDLRMAGNVSPLTELMPQLRRGGVAAVSSLGILGDPTTATAEEGGRIFAEMLDACLGRVTRWVPDREGMLM, from the coding sequence GTGAATTCGGCCTACCATGCTCGCGTGGCTTTTCCCCGCGAGCTCGGGAACTCAACGTCGAGGCAGCTGCAGAATTCGTCGCCCGCGCTGGTCGTTCCGGTCGGTTCCACCGAGCAGCACGGACCCCATCTGCCGCTGGACACCGACACTCGTATCGCGACCGCCGTGGCCGATGCGCTCGTGGGGCTCCTGCGCGAGCGCACGGCCGATCCGTGGATGGTTGCACCGGCCATCGGGTACGGGGCCAGCGGTGAGCACGAGGGATTCCCCGGAACGGTCTCGATCGGCACACCGGCACTGGCGGAACTCCTCGTCGAATTCGCACGATCCGCCTGCCAGTGGGCATCGCGGCTGGTGTTCGTCAACGGGCACGGCGGGAACGTGGAGGCGCTGCGCCGGGCGGTCGGCCTGCTGCGCTACGAGGGGCGCGACGCCGCCTGGTGTTCCTGCGTTGCGGCCCGATCCGACGCGCACGCGGGCCATACCGAAACTTCTGTATTGCTACATATTTCGCCGCACGTCGTGCGCGACGACCTCCGCATGGCCGGTAACGTGTCGCCGCTGACGGAATTGATGCCACAATTGCGCCGCGGGGGAGTCGCCGCCGTCAGTTCGCTCGGGATCCTCGGAGACCCGACGACGGCGACAGCAGAAGAAGGGGGCAGGATCTTTGCTGAGATGCTCGACGCGTGCCTGGGCCGCGTCACTCGGTGGGTACCTGACCGCGAGGGGATGTTGATGTGA
- the mftA gene encoding mycofactocin precursor MftA (Mycofactocin is a small molecule electron carrier derived from the final two amino acids, Val-Tyr, of MftA, the mycofactocin precursor. It plays a role in redox homeostasis and the metabolism of alcohols and aldehydes in Actinobacteria, including Mycobacterium tuberculosis.): MEPNQHTENDELVTESLVEEVSIDGMCGVY, from the coding sequence ATGGAGCCGAATCAGCACACCGAGAACGACGAGCTCGTCACCGAGAGCCTGGTCGAAGAGGTCTCCATCGACGGGATGTGCGGGGTCTACTGA
- a CDS encoding RNA polymerase sigma factor: MSAEREADRAPRALLALYDEALPAVYGYFVRRCGDRGTAEDLTSETFLAAMDAARSPTPPPLTVPWLIGVARHKLADHYRRRHDRFTVPVAEAPEPADPADEWDAELDRIVAEQVLTRLNEQHRTVLALRYMDDCSVGECAELIGRTVHATEALLVRARRAFREQYPHREGGRL; encoded by the coding sequence GTGAGCGCCGAAAGAGAGGCCGACCGCGCTCCGCGCGCGCTGCTCGCGCTGTACGACGAGGCACTACCCGCCGTCTACGGGTACTTCGTGCGGCGCTGCGGTGACCGCGGAACGGCGGAGGACCTGACGTCGGAGACCTTTCTGGCCGCGATGGACGCTGCCCGCTCACCGACGCCGCCGCCGCTGACGGTGCCGTGGTTGATCGGGGTGGCGCGGCACAAGCTGGCCGACCACTACCGGCGGCGGCACGACCGGTTCACCGTGCCCGTCGCCGAGGCGCCGGAACCGGCCGACCCGGCCGACGAGTGGGACGCCGAACTGGACCGCATCGTCGCCGAGCAGGTGCTGACGCGGCTGAACGAGCAGCACCGGACCGTGCTGGCGCTGCGCTACATGGACGACTGCTCGGTGGGTGAGTGCGCCGAGTTGATCGGCCGGACGGTCCATGCCACCGAGGCTCTCCTGGTCCGGGCGCGCCGAGCGTTCCGAGAGCAGTATCCGCACCGGGAAGGGGGACGGCTGTGA
- the mftD gene encoding pre-mycofactocin synthase MftD (MftD, an enzyme found in the mycofactocin biosynthesis locus, performs an oxidative deamination of 3-amino-5-[(p-hydroxyphenyl)methyl]-4,4-dimethyl-2-pyrrolidinone (AHDP). The resulting compound, now called pre-mycofactocin (PMFT), is a biologically active redox cofactor that can oxidize the non-exchangeable NADH of TIGR03971 family SDR-type oxidoreductases.): MARDTWFETVAIAQQRAKKRLPKSAYSSLISASEKGVTVSDNVESFAELGFAPHVIGATEKRDMATTVMGQQISLPVIISPTGVQAVDPDGEVAVARAAAARGTAMGLSSFASKPIEEVTAVNDKIFFQIYWLGSRDDILARMERARAAGAKGLILTTDWSFSHGRDWGSPKIPEQMDLKTMIRMSPEVITKPRWFFSFAKHLRPPDLRVPNQGRPGEPGPTFFEAYGQWMGTPPPTWEDVAWLREQWGGPFLLKGMVRVDDAKRAVDAGVSAITVSNHGGNNLDGTPAAIRCLPAIADAVGDQVEVLLDGGIRRGSDVVKAVALGARAVMIGRAYLWGLAANGQAGVENVLDIMRGGVDSALMALGKSSIHDLTRDDVLIPDGFTRTLGA, from the coding sequence ATGGCCCGTGATACCTGGTTCGAAACCGTCGCCATCGCCCAGCAGCGGGCGAAGAAGCGGCTACCGAAATCGGCCTACTCCTCCCTGATCTCGGCCAGCGAGAAGGGGGTGACGGTCTCCGACAACGTCGAGTCGTTCGCCGAACTCGGCTTCGCGCCGCACGTCATCGGCGCGACCGAGAAGCGCGACATGGCGACAACCGTGATGGGACAGCAGATCTCGCTGCCGGTCATCATCTCGCCCACCGGTGTGCAGGCGGTCGACCCCGACGGCGAGGTGGCCGTCGCGCGTGCCGCCGCGGCCCGCGGCACGGCGATGGGGCTGTCCTCGTTCGCGAGCAAGCCCATCGAAGAGGTCACCGCGGTCAACGACAAGATCTTCTTCCAGATCTACTGGCTGGGCAGCCGCGACGACATCCTGGCCCGGATGGAGCGGGCCCGGGCGGCCGGCGCCAAGGGCCTGATCCTGACCACCGACTGGAGCTTCTCGCACGGTCGTGACTGGGGCAGCCCGAAGATTCCCGAGCAGATGGATCTGAAGACGATGATCCGGATGTCGCCGGAGGTCATCACCAAGCCGCGTTGGTTCTTCAGCTTCGCGAAGCATCTTCGGCCCCCCGACCTGCGGGTTCCCAACCAGGGGCGGCCCGGCGAGCCCGGCCCCACGTTCTTCGAGGCCTACGGCCAGTGGATGGGCACCCCGCCGCCGACGTGGGAGGACGTCGCCTGGCTGCGTGAGCAGTGGGGCGGTCCGTTCCTGCTCAAGGGCATGGTGCGCGTCGACGACGCGAAACGCGCTGTGGACGCCGGTGTTTCGGCGATCACGGTGTCCAACCACGGCGGCAACAATCTCGATGGCACCCCGGCGGCGATCCGGTGCCTGCCGGCCATCGCCGACGCGGTCGGTGACCAGGTCGAAGTTTTGCTGGACGGCGGGATCCGGCGGGGTAGCGACGTCGTCAAGGCGGTGGCTCTGGGCGCCCGGGCGGTGATGATCGGCCGGGCCTACCTGTGGGGTCTGGCGGCCAACGGCCAAGCCGGTGTGGAGAACGTCCTGGACATCATGCGCGGCGGTGTCGACTCGGCGCTGATGGCGCTGGGCAAGTCCTCGATCCACGATCTGACCCGCGACGACGTCCTGATCCCCGACGGTTTCACCCGCACCCTGGGGGCCTGA
- the mftB gene encoding mycofactocin biosynthesis chaperone MftB (MftB, a small protein, is a peptide chaperone that assists the radical SAM enzyme MftC in performing two modifications to the C-terminal Val-Tyr dipeptide of the mycofactocin precursor peptide, MftA. MftB's role is analogous to the role of PqqD in the biosynthesis of PQQ, a cofactor that derives entirely from a Tyr and a Glu in the precursor PqqA.) → MTAPTFDPDQRWRLHPQVAVRPEPFGALLYHFGTRKLSFLKNRTIVEVINSLGDHPDVRSACRAAGVEDSQLPPYLHAMGVLVSSNMLIAGEDR, encoded by the coding sequence ATGACCGCGCCGACCTTCGATCCGGACCAGCGCTGGCGGCTGCATCCGCAGGTCGCCGTGCGGCCCGAGCCGTTCGGCGCGCTGCTCTACCACTTCGGGACCCGCAAGCTGTCGTTCCTGAAGAACCGGACGATCGTCGAGGTGATCAACTCGCTGGGTGATCACCCCGACGTTCGATCCGCCTGTCGCGCAGCGGGAGTCGAGGATTCTCAGCTGCCGCCCTACCTGCACGCGATGGGTGTGCTGGTCTCGTCGAACATGTTGATCGCCGGAGAGGACCGATGA
- the mftC gene encoding mycofactocin radical SAM maturase (MftC is a radical SAM/SPASM enzyme that catalyzes the first two steps in biosynthesis of the electron carrier mycofactocin from the terminal Val-Tyr dipeptide of the precursor peptide MftA.) has protein sequence MTVTTPVPRLVDQFERGLDAPICLTWELTYACNLSCVHCLSSSGKRDPRELTTQQCKDIIDELERMQVFYVNIGGGEPTVRSDFWELVDYATAHHVGVKFSTNGVRITEEVAAKLAASDYVDVQISLDGATAEVNDAVRGPGSFAMATRALENLRAAGFTDAKISVVVTRHNVDQLDDFKALADAYGATLRITRLRPSGRGADVWDELHPTAAQQVQLYDWLVAHGERVLTGDSFFHLSGLGEPGALAGLNLCGAGRVVCLIDPVGDVYACPFAIHDTFLAGNILTDNGFQSVWQNSELFRELREPQSAGACGSCGHYDACRGGCMAAKFFTGLPLDGPDPECVQGYGEPALAADRDKPKPSVDHSRSGGRSPKGPIPLTLLSAPPKKFCNESPV, from the coding sequence ATGACCGTCACCACACCCGTGCCCCGCCTGGTGGACCAGTTCGAACGTGGTCTGGACGCGCCGATCTGCTTGACGTGGGAGCTGACCTACGCCTGCAATCTGTCCTGCGTGCACTGCCTGTCCTCGTCGGGCAAGCGCGACCCGCGCGAGCTGACCACGCAGCAGTGCAAGGACATCATCGACGAGCTCGAACGCATGCAGGTGTTCTACGTCAACATCGGCGGCGGCGAGCCCACCGTGCGGTCGGACTTCTGGGAGCTCGTCGACTACGCGACCGCTCACCACGTCGGGGTCAAGTTCTCCACCAACGGCGTGCGCATCACCGAAGAGGTGGCCGCCAAGCTCGCGGCCAGCGACTACGTGGACGTCCAGATCTCGTTGGACGGCGCCACCGCGGAGGTCAACGACGCGGTGCGCGGGCCGGGGTCGTTCGCGATGGCCACGCGCGCGCTGGAGAACCTGCGCGCCGCCGGGTTCACCGACGCCAAGATCTCGGTGGTCGTGACCCGCCACAACGTCGATCAGCTCGACGACTTCAAGGCCCTGGCCGACGCCTACGGCGCGACGCTGCGGATCACCCGGCTGCGTCCCTCGGGCCGCGGCGCCGACGTCTGGGACGAACTGCATCCCACGGCGGCCCAGCAGGTGCAGCTCTACGACTGGCTGGTCGCCCATGGCGAGCGGGTGCTCACCGGCGACTCGTTCTTCCACCTGTCGGGCCTCGGCGAACCGGGTGCGCTGGCCGGGCTGAATCTGTGCGGTGCCGGCCGCGTGGTCTGCCTGATCGACCCCGTCGGCGACGTTTACGCCTGCCCATTCGCCATCCACGACACCTTCCTGGCCGGAAACATCCTCACCGACAACGGTTTCCAAAGCGTGTGGCAGAACTCCGAGCTCTTCCGTGAGCTACGGGAGCCGCAGTCGGCCGGCGCGTGCGGCAGTTGCGGGCACTACGACGCCTGCCGCGGCGGTTGCATGGCGGCCAAGTTCTTCACCGGTCTGCCGCTGGACGGCCCGGATCCCGAGTGCGTGCAGGGCTACGGCGAACCGGCGCTGGCCGCAGACCGGGACAAGCCCAAGCCCAGCGTCGACCATTCCCGCAGTGGTGGCCGCAGCCCCAAGGGCCCCATCCCGCTCACCCTGCTGAGCGCCCCTCCGAAGAAATTCTGCAACGAAAGTCCTGTGTAG